The following are encoded in a window of Streptomyces sp. Go-475 genomic DNA:
- a CDS encoding carbohydrate ABC transporter permease: MSRLGPSRWLVAVPMALLALGTIYPLLFTANVAMKTRREYVLDRFSLASTPRWDNLSAAWNSDGMGRYFLNSVIVVACAVALLLLIGSMAGFALAQVRFRGSSALALVCLAALFIPFQVIMVPLARIMADGGLIDTYPGLVLAYVAQFLPFTVFLMTSYYRAVPTELVDAARIDGNTLYGVYRRIMLPMGAPALLSVGILDALFCWNDVLISLLMMPSADHRTLMVGITSLRGQYSADIPTFAAGVLIAGLPVLVTYLFLQRQIADGVTAGATKG, from the coding sequence ATGTCCCGCCTGGGGCCGAGCAGATGGCTGGTCGCCGTGCCGATGGCGCTCCTCGCCCTGGGCACGATCTACCCGCTTCTGTTCACCGCCAACGTCGCGATGAAGACCCGCCGGGAGTACGTCCTCGACCGGTTCTCCCTGGCAAGCACTCCGAGGTGGGACAACCTCAGCGCCGCGTGGAACAGCGACGGCATGGGGCGGTACTTCCTCAACTCCGTGATCGTGGTGGCCTGCGCCGTGGCGCTGTTGCTGCTCATCGGGTCCATGGCCGGGTTCGCGCTGGCCCAGGTGCGGTTCCGTGGCTCGTCCGCGCTGGCTCTGGTCTGCCTCGCGGCACTGTTCATCCCCTTCCAGGTGATCATGGTGCCGCTGGCCAGGATCATGGCCGACGGCGGTCTCATCGACACTTATCCGGGGCTGGTCCTCGCCTACGTCGCGCAGTTCCTGCCGTTCACCGTCTTCCTGATGACGAGCTACTACCGAGCGGTGCCCACCGAGCTCGTCGACGCCGCCCGGATCGACGGCAACACCCTGTACGGCGTCTACCGGCGGATCATGCTGCCGATGGGTGCCCCGGCACTGCTGTCGGTGGGCATCCTCGACGCGCTGTTCTGCTGGAACGACGTGCTCATCTCCCTGCTGATGATGCCGTCGGCCGACCATCGCACGCTGATGGTGGGCATCACCTCACTGCGCGGCCAGTACTCCGCCGACATCCCCACCTTCGCAGCCGGTGTCCTGATCGCCGGGCTCCCCGTGTTGGTGACTTACCTGTTCCTGCAGCGCCAGATCGCCGACGGCGTGACGGCCGGCGCGACGAAGGGATGA
- a CDS encoding sugar ABC transporter permease, which yields MLRLWPLGLGVNFSFTGDGEHNGATVGFDNYAELIDDPLFRTALRNVGLLVLLLPVAVAIPGLLATFIYLRVPGHRIFRSVYFFPAVLSPVIVGAIFNLLLAFDGPLNAVLGGSGLGPVDWLGDPDVAMFTVVGVHIWATSGMALVVFLAGFSTLDPALLDAARVDGASLARMIWHVIIPGVSRTIQFVVVTTMIGMLTSMFGLLYVMTSGGPEGSTYLPEYYIWVQQGQMSRPALASAASTVLFLVMLVVGLLQVGLLRRAGRED from the coding sequence GTGCTCCGGCTCTGGCCACTGGGACTGGGTGTCAACTTCTCCTTCACCGGTGACGGCGAACACAACGGCGCCACGGTGGGGTTCGACAACTACGCGGAGCTCATCGACGACCCGCTGTTCCGGACCGCGCTGCGCAACGTCGGACTGCTGGTACTGCTGCTGCCGGTCGCGGTCGCGATCCCGGGACTGCTCGCCACCTTCATCTATCTGCGGGTGCCAGGACACCGGATCTTCCGGAGCGTCTACTTCTTCCCGGCTGTGCTCTCACCGGTGATCGTCGGCGCGATCTTCAACCTGCTCCTGGCCTTCGACGGTCCGCTGAACGCCGTGCTCGGCGGCTCGGGGCTCGGCCCGGTGGACTGGCTCGGCGATCCCGACGTAGCCATGTTCACCGTCGTCGGCGTGCACATCTGGGCGACGTCAGGGATGGCGCTGGTGGTGTTCCTGGCCGGGTTCTCGACCCTGGACCCCGCGCTCCTGGACGCCGCCCGGGTCGACGGCGCCTCGCTCGCGCGGATGATCTGGCACGTCATCATCCCGGGTGTGTCCCGCACCATCCAGTTCGTCGTCGTCACCACGATGATCGGAATGCTCACCTCGATGTTCGGGCTGCTCTACGTCATGACCAGCGGCGGCCCGGAAGGGTCGACCTACCTGCCGGAGTACTACATCTGGGTCCAGCAGGGGCAGATGAGCCGCCCGGCGCTCGCGTCGGCCGCGTCCACCGTCCTCTTCCTCGTCATGCTGGTCGTGGGCCTGCTGCAGGTCGGCCTGCTGCGCCGGGCGGGGAGGGAGGACTGA
- a CDS encoding extracellular solute-binding protein: MKQRTLWSASLVAGLVVLAGCGSASDPDAASGDSQGKLVVWDWKSGDATASSYVKKAKADFAKRHPGVTVEFVAQPFEQYYTLLGAAIQAGKGPDVMLFNGGGQLRDRADSLLPLDEYVRDDRKRLAGWEAFTKDGKTYAAPVTLQGHPIYYNKSLYRKAGLDPEQPATSWDEFVADCRTITKATGARCFAQGNKEGIGIQFFLSGLGSGVLSPKEYDDWIAGRRDWSSPAVKRVFSLWKEADDKGLNNDGANSTAMFNDAFAVFQSNKAAHVIGLMSDVGHWKDFAEFLDADDVGVMKSPVVTAGATPRLPYDGGIGYAVAKRTKDPKVAADLVRSLSSTDALKSFHTDAGAIAADRTVDVSSAGPAVATIVSEIDRGKPALHVALSSKTVDLMGRLSQQLLSGSVTVDSAVEQLAASDRAG; encoded by the coding sequence ATGAAGCAGCGAACACTGTGGTCGGCGAGCCTGGTCGCCGGGCTCGTTGTCTTAGCCGGCTGCGGAAGCGCCTCCGACCCGGATGCGGCGTCCGGTGATTCGCAGGGCAAACTCGTCGTCTGGGACTGGAAGTCCGGCGACGCCACGGCGTCCTCGTACGTCAAGAAGGCCAAGGCTGACTTCGCCAAGCGGCATCCCGGCGTGACGGTCGAGTTCGTCGCGCAGCCGTTCGAGCAGTACTACACCCTGCTCGGGGCCGCCATCCAAGCCGGCAAGGGGCCGGACGTCATGCTCTTCAACGGCGGCGGGCAGCTCCGCGACCGCGCGGACTCCCTTCTGCCGTTGGACGAGTACGTCCGTGATGACAGGAAGCGGCTGGCCGGGTGGGAGGCCTTCACCAAGGACGGCAAGACCTACGCCGCTCCGGTGACCTTGCAAGGTCACCCGATCTACTACAACAAGTCGCTCTACCGGAAGGCAGGGCTGGACCCGGAGCAGCCGGCCACCAGCTGGGACGAGTTCGTCGCCGACTGCCGGACCATCACCAAGGCGACCGGTGCCAGGTGCTTCGCGCAGGGCAACAAGGAAGGCATCGGTATCCAGTTCTTCCTGTCCGGGCTCGGCTCGGGCGTCCTGTCGCCCAAGGAGTACGACGACTGGATCGCAGGCAGACGGGACTGGTCCTCACCTGCGGTCAAGCGGGTCTTCTCGCTCTGGAAAGAGGCCGACGACAAAGGCCTGAACAACGACGGGGCGAACTCGACGGCGATGTTCAACGACGCGTTCGCGGTGTTCCAGTCCAACAAGGCCGCCCACGTCATCGGGTTGATGTCGGACGTCGGGCACTGGAAGGACTTCGCCGAATTCCTCGACGCCGACGACGTCGGCGTCATGAAGTCGCCGGTCGTCACGGCCGGTGCCACGCCGCGCCTTCCCTACGACGGCGGCATCGGCTACGCCGTCGCGAAGCGGACCAAGGACCCCAAGGTCGCCGCCGACCTGGTGCGCTCCCTGAGCTCGACCGACGCACTGAAGTCGTTCCACACCGACGCGGGCGCCATCGCGGCGGACCGCACCGTGGACGTCTCGAGCGCCGGCCCGGCCGTCGCCACGATCGTGTCCGAGATCGACCGTGGCAAGCCCGCCCTGCACGTGGCGCTGTCGTCCAAGACCGTGGATTTGATGGGGCGGCTGTCCCAGCAACTGCTGAGCGGATCGGTCACGGTCGACTCGGCGGTCGAGCAGCTGGCGGCATCCGACCGGGCGGGCTGA
- a CDS encoding FadR/GntR family transcriptional regulator has protein sequence MTAVPQSSAGTSGAPAWSRRPANLAAAVTAELVERIVRGVHPSGSPLPPEPVLCETFSVSRTVVREAVKILQEKGLVQVRQGAGTMVTPPTKWNMLDELVLGATIAEDESLAILDHLVATRRALESDMANVAARLANAEVIDQLRGLVERMDELVDDPASYHEADRAFHDTVMQASGNRIGRAVVRSLERQVIDSARYTGRTGRAFCVASNHGHRRIYERIAAHDPKGAAEAMFTHITEAWVVRRSGPGEPTPLRR, from the coding sequence ATGACGGCAGTACCGCAGTCATCCGCAGGGACCTCTGGGGCTCCCGCTTGGAGTCGGCGCCCGGCGAACCTGGCCGCTGCGGTCACGGCTGAGCTGGTGGAGCGGATCGTCCGTGGAGTCCATCCGTCCGGTTCGCCGCTCCCCCCCGAGCCCGTGCTCTGCGAGACCTTCTCGGTCAGCCGCACCGTGGTGCGCGAGGCGGTGAAGATTCTTCAGGAGAAGGGGCTGGTGCAGGTCCGTCAGGGCGCCGGCACGATGGTCACCCCGCCGACGAAGTGGAACATGCTTGACGAGCTGGTCCTCGGCGCGACCATCGCCGAGGACGAGAGCCTGGCCATCCTCGATCACCTCGTCGCGACCCGCCGCGCGCTGGAGTCCGATATGGCCAACGTCGCCGCCCGCCTGGCGAACGCCGAGGTGATCGACCAACTGCGCGGTCTGGTGGAGCGCATGGACGAGCTCGTCGACGACCCCGCCTCGTACCACGAAGCGGACCGGGCGTTCCACGACACCGTCATGCAGGCGTCGGGGAACCGCATCGGCCGGGCCGTGGTCCGTTCGCTGGAGCGCCAGGTCATCGACTCGGCCCGTTACACGGGCCGAACCGGCCGCGCCTTCTGCGTCGCGTCCAACCACGGCCATCGGCGCATCTACGAGCGGATCGCCGCGCACGACCCCAAGGGTGCGGCCGAGGCGATGTTCACCCACATCACCGAAGCGTGGGTGGTGCGCCGCAGCGGGCCGGGCGAGCCGACCCCGCTGCGGCGTTAG
- a CDS encoding ricin-type beta-trefoil lectin domain protein, producing the protein MTAFPAPASAAPRTLYVSPSGTGTDCSSAQPCSLTAAQAAVRSLNDAMSDDIVVQLADGVYRLAQPFRLTAEDSGSGGHTVVWQAAPSARPVITGARAVTGWTVADAAKNIWKADVPAGLDARQLYVDGAVATRARTQVNRADFTPSSTGMRFSSGALSYLNNLANQSRIEVEGVNSFTDRYSPVQSISGNFITMQQPAWNNNNFGYDTLMRPHRAGPFYLSNAYEFLDSPGEWYLNPTAGSLYYIPLAGQNMSTVSVELPRLQSLVSVGGTYSEPAHHITFSGITFTGTSWLGPSSNQGYVDQQTGAYLSGNWNWPGFDSCHNGCTQFEAARPHWQQMPAAVQVSAANTITFSDSRFVNLGQTAIGIGNDANAHASGVGLGAADITVTRSEIARSSAGGILVGGVRADAHHPGDQRMVNRDITISNNRIHDLGADYRGIVSVLTTYVTNSTVAQNEVYNMPYSGMSIGYGWGANDAGGSTHYANRGLYNYQPRYTTPTTASNNRLIGNYIHDVMQQMNDGGCIYTLGWNPSAQISRNHCQRTNGYFGVYFDEGSKYYTATNNVFSNTGTWATANYWGGENMGNWTVTNNWSTNGSTNITNGDRGNVVSGNVTVTNGNWPSGAQDVMATAGPQGTTPPPTGQQIVGAQSGRCLTVPGTTNGTQTQLQDCTGATGQTWTYTAGKQLTVHGGKCLDASGRGTTNGTAVIIWDCNDQNNQQWNVNPNGTITGVHSGLCLDANAGGTANGTRIILWSCHGGTNQQWALR; encoded by the coding sequence GTGACGGCGTTCCCCGCGCCCGCGTCCGCGGCTCCCCGCACCCTGTACGTCTCGCCGTCCGGCACCGGCACCGACTGTTCCAGCGCGCAGCCGTGCTCGCTGACAGCCGCACAGGCGGCGGTGCGATCGCTCAACGACGCCATGTCGGACGACATCGTGGTGCAGTTGGCCGACGGTGTGTACCGGCTGGCCCAACCCTTTCGGCTGACGGCGGAGGACTCCGGCTCAGGCGGCCACACGGTCGTGTGGCAGGCCGCCCCGTCGGCGCGCCCGGTGATCACCGGCGCCCGGGCGGTCACCGGCTGGACGGTGGCCGACGCGGCCAAGAACATCTGGAAGGCCGACGTGCCCGCCGGTCTCGACGCCCGGCAGCTCTACGTCGACGGCGCCGTCGCCACCCGGGCCCGCACGCAGGTGAACAGAGCCGACTTCACGCCGTCCAGCACCGGAATGAGGTTCTCCAGCGGTGCGTTGAGCTATCTGAACAACCTGGCGAACCAGAGCCGGATCGAGGTGGAGGGCGTCAACTCCTTCACGGACCGGTACTCGCCGGTGCAGAGCATCAGCGGGAACTTCATCACGATGCAGCAGCCGGCGTGGAACAACAACAACTTCGGCTACGACACCCTCATGCGGCCGCACCGGGCCGGTCCGTTCTACCTGTCCAACGCGTACGAGTTCCTGGACTCGCCCGGCGAGTGGTACCTGAACCCCACGGCCGGATCCCTGTACTACATCCCCCTGGCCGGGCAGAACATGAGCACCGTCAGCGTGGAACTGCCGAGGCTGCAGTCGCTGGTGAGCGTGGGGGGCACGTACAGCGAGCCGGCGCACCACATCACGTTCAGCGGGATCACCTTCACCGGTACGAGCTGGCTGGGTCCCAGCAGCAACCAGGGTTACGTGGACCAGCAGACCGGCGCGTACCTTTCCGGCAACTGGAACTGGCCGGGCTTCGACTCCTGCCACAACGGCTGCACACAGTTCGAGGCCGCCCGGCCGCACTGGCAGCAGATGCCGGCCGCCGTGCAGGTCTCCGCCGCCAACACCATCACCTTCAGCGACTCCCGGTTCGTCAACCTGGGCCAGACGGCGATCGGAATCGGCAACGACGCCAACGCGCACGCCAGCGGGGTCGGCCTGGGCGCCGCCGACATCACGGTGACCCGGTCGGAGATCGCCCGGAGCTCAGCCGGCGGCATCCTCGTGGGCGGCGTACGCGCCGACGCCCACCACCCCGGCGACCAGCGCATGGTCAACCGGGACATCACGATCAGCAACAACCGCATCCACGACCTCGGGGCGGACTACCGGGGCATCGTCTCCGTCCTGACCACGTACGTCACCAACAGCACCGTCGCCCAGAACGAGGTCTACAACATGCCGTACTCCGGCATGTCGATCGGGTACGGCTGGGGCGCCAACGACGCGGGCGGCAGCACCCACTACGCCAACCGCGGCCTGTACAACTACCAGCCGCGCTACACGACGCCGACCACCGCGTCCAACAACCGGCTCATCGGCAACTACATCCACGATGTCATGCAGCAGATGAACGACGGCGGCTGCATCTACACCCTCGGATGGAACCCGAGCGCGCAGATCAGCCGGAACCACTGCCAGCGGACCAACGGATACTTCGGGGTGTACTTCGACGAGGGCTCGAAGTACTACACGGCCACCAACAATGTCTTCTCGAACACCGGTACGTGGGCGACGGCCAACTACTGGGGTGGCGAGAACATGGGGAACTGGACCGTCACCAACAACTGGTCGACCAACGGCAGCACGAACATCACCAACGGGGACCGAGGCAACGTGGTCTCCGGCAACGTCACGGTCACCAATGGCAACTGGCCTTCCGGCGCCCAGGACGTGATGGCGACCGCCGGACCGCAGGGCACCACCCCGCCGCCCACGGGTCAGCAGATCGTGGGCGCGCAGTCGGGCCGCTGCCTGACCGTCCCCGGCACCACCAACGGCACCCAGACCCAACTCCAGGACTGCACCGGCGCGACCGGCCAGACCTGGACCTACACCGCCGGCAAACAACTGACCGTCCACGGCGGCAAGTGCCTCGACGCCAGCGGACGCGGCACCACCAACGGCACCGCGGTCATCATCTGGGACTGCAACGACCAGAACAACCAGCAGTGGAACGTCAACCCCAACGGCACCATCACCGGCGTCCACTCCGGACTGTGCCTCGACGCCAACGCCGGCGGCACCGCCAACGGCACCAGGATCATCCTCTGGTCCTGCCACGGCGGCACCAACCAGCAGTGGGCACTGCGCTAG
- a CDS encoding sugar phosphate isomerase/epimerase family protein — MYPIGVNPWVWASPVDDEALAELVPRIAAFGFDAVELPIEQPGDGDPARTRDLLAAYGLRAVGVCAVTSPGRDLVNAPPEAVASTVAYLKTCVDTAVAVGAPCVGGPVYAAVGRTWRMSPPERAACYADVRHALRPVADYAGERGVSIGVEALNRYETSVVNTVEQAVELIDGLPANVGLMIDTYHMNIEEADPYEALVTAGPHLKHVQVSGTDRGTPGADHFDWPRFLAGLATAGYGGAVCIESFTARNEAIATAASIWRPLAPSQDALARDGLSYLRTVLRGLENAPLTG; from the coding sequence GTGTACCCCATCGGTGTCAACCCGTGGGTCTGGGCCTCGCCGGTCGACGACGAGGCCCTGGCCGAACTGGTGCCGCGGATCGCCGCGTTCGGCTTCGACGCGGTCGAGCTGCCGATCGAGCAACCCGGCGACGGGGACCCGGCCCGCACCCGGGACCTGCTGGCGGCGTACGGCCTGCGCGCGGTCGGCGTCTGTGCGGTCACCTCACCCGGACGTGACCTCGTGAACGCCCCGCCGGAGGCCGTCGCCTCCACCGTGGCGTACCTGAAAACCTGTGTGGACACTGCGGTGGCCGTCGGCGCGCCCTGCGTCGGCGGCCCGGTCTACGCCGCGGTGGGGCGTACCTGGCGCATGTCACCGCCTGAGCGCGCGGCCTGCTACGCGGACGTCCGCCACGCCCTGCGGCCAGTGGCCGACTACGCGGGGGAGCGGGGCGTGAGCATCGGAGTCGAGGCCCTCAACCGCTATGAGACGAGCGTCGTCAACACCGTCGAGCAGGCGGTGGAGCTGATCGACGGCCTGCCCGCGAACGTCGGCCTCATGATCGACACCTATCACATGAACATCGAGGAGGCCGACCCCTACGAGGCGCTCGTCACGGCTGGTCCGCACCTCAAGCACGTCCAGGTCAGCGGCACCGACCGCGGCACCCCGGGCGCCGACCACTTCGACTGGCCGCGCTTCCTCGCCGGCCTGGCCACGGCCGGCTACGGCGGCGCGGTGTGCATCGAGTCGTTCACCGCGCGGAACGAGGCCATCGCCACCGCGGCCTCGATCTGGCGGCCGCTCGCCCCGTCGCAGGATGCCCTCGCCCGTGACGGGTTGTCGTACCTCCGAACTGTCCTGCGTGGACTGGAAAACGCTCCCTTGACCGGGTGA
- a CDS encoding substrate-binding domain-containing protein — MTVLAVSALLVLAGCSTDEPTTGATGSASASTGSDTGSGTGEQSKFFVQADYDEQLALLDAAPTGPSGKPWEQALNPEMVDTAKFKKPGPYKLCFSNAGLNNPWRQVGFKTMRAEVDTHRGRISEFVHVDAEGKDQKQIADINDLLGKGCHALIVSPNTTATLTPAVEAACRKGLPVIVFDRGVDTTCPVTFINPIGGYGFGHVAAEFVTQKMKRGGKVLALRILPGVDVLETRWSAAKVAFDKAGVDVVGVEFTDGDPAKTKKIVNDYIQRYGTIDGVWMDAGAVAGAAVEAFEDAGKPVPPINGEDQLDFLKLWKEKKLTAIAPTYPTYQWRTPVIAALKILDGERVPNPWKLPQPTITQDNLDEYVDPTMPPLHYAMCGCTDLPGYPKRWK, encoded by the coding sequence ATGACGGTGCTGGCCGTGAGCGCCTTACTGGTGCTGGCCGGCTGCTCCACCGACGAGCCCACCACCGGCGCAACGGGTTCGGCCTCCGCGAGCACCGGATCGGACACCGGGTCGGGCACCGGGGAGCAGTCGAAGTTCTTCGTGCAGGCCGACTACGACGAGCAGCTCGCGCTCCTGGACGCCGCGCCCACCGGGCCGTCCGGCAAGCCCTGGGAGCAGGCGCTCAACCCGGAGATGGTGGACACCGCGAAGTTCAAGAAGCCCGGACCGTACAAGCTCTGCTTCTCCAACGCGGGGCTGAACAACCCCTGGCGCCAGGTCGGTTTCAAGACCATGCGGGCCGAGGTCGACACGCACCGCGGCCGGATCTCCGAGTTCGTCCACGTCGATGCCGAAGGCAAGGACCAGAAGCAGATCGCCGACATCAACGACCTGCTCGGCAAGGGCTGCCACGCGCTCATCGTCTCGCCGAACACCACCGCGACGCTCACCCCGGCCGTGGAGGCCGCCTGCCGGAAGGGCCTGCCGGTCATCGTCTTCGACCGCGGCGTCGACACGACCTGCCCGGTGACGTTCATCAACCCCATCGGCGGCTACGGATTCGGCCACGTCGCGGCGGAGTTCGTCACCCAGAAGATGAAGCGGGGCGGCAAGGTGCTCGCGCTGCGCATCCTGCCCGGCGTCGACGTGCTGGAGACCCGCTGGTCCGCGGCGAAGGTCGCCTTCGACAAGGCGGGCGTCGACGTCGTCGGCGTCGAGTTCACCGACGGCGACCCGGCGAAGACGAAGAAGATCGTCAACGACTACATCCAGCGGTACGGCACGATCGACGGCGTCTGGATGGACGCCGGGGCGGTCGCGGGCGCGGCGGTCGAGGCGTTCGAGGACGCCGGCAAGCCCGTGCCGCCGATCAACGGCGAGGACCAGCTCGACTTCCTGAAGCTGTGGAAGGAGAAGAAGCTCACGGCGATCGCCCCGACCTACCCGACCTACCAGTGGCGCACCCCGGTCATCGCCGCGCTGAAGATCCTCGACGGCGAGCGGGTGCCGAACCCGTGGAAGCTGCCGCAGCCGACCATCACCCAGGACAACCTGGACGAGTACGTCGACCCCACCATGCCGCCGCTGCACTACGCGATGTGCGGCTGCACCGACCTGCCCGGCTACCCGAAGCGCTGGAAGTAG
- a CDS encoding ABC transporter permease codes for MRIARPLRLLTFRSGGLAPILVILAVLLVLLTARQPDFLSPPSLMSFLGRSAPVVLLAAGQYFVIVSGELDLSVGSLVTAQVVIAARLIDGDPSAGWPVVVLLLAFGVAVGLVNGLVTTRLRVPSFITTLGMFLILVGAVYLWSDGAPKGGLSEEFRRLGRSAFEDVPVLGRIPYALIVLLAAAAVALVLARSDFGRTLVAVGGNPRTAELSGVRVWRAKTMAFVLSGVAATLAAVLIGGYSGVSFQAGAGLEFGAITAAVLGGVALGGGRGSVVGAMLGALTLETLFTLMNFYGVSGALEPTVQGAIILLAVAAASFRFPTR; via the coding sequence ATGCGGATCGCGCGCCCACTGCGGCTCCTCACGTTCCGCTCCGGCGGTCTCGCACCGATCCTCGTGATCCTGGCGGTGCTGCTGGTCCTGCTGACCGCCCGCCAGCCGGACTTCCTCTCGCCGCCGTCGCTGATGTCGTTCCTCGGCCGCTCCGCGCCGGTCGTCCTGCTCGCCGCCGGCCAGTACTTCGTGATCGTCTCCGGCGAGCTGGACCTGTCCGTCGGCTCTCTGGTCACCGCGCAGGTGGTCATCGCCGCCCGGCTGATCGACGGTGATCCGTCGGCCGGCTGGCCTGTCGTCGTGCTCCTGCTGGCGTTCGGCGTCGCCGTCGGCCTCGTCAACGGCCTGGTCACCACGCGGCTGCGGGTGCCGTCGTTCATCACGACCCTCGGGATGTTCCTGATACTCGTCGGTGCCGTGTACCTGTGGTCCGACGGTGCCCCGAAGGGCGGCCTCTCCGAGGAGTTCCGGCGGCTCGGTCGGTCGGCGTTCGAGGACGTGCCCGTGCTGGGCCGGATACCGTATGCCCTGATCGTCCTGTTGGCGGCGGCCGCCGTGGCGCTGGTGCTGGCGCGTTCGGACTTCGGCCGCACCCTGGTCGCCGTCGGCGGCAACCCGCGGACCGCCGAGCTGAGCGGCGTGCGCGTGTGGCGAGCCAAGACCATGGCGTTCGTCCTCAGCGGAGTCGCCGCCACGCTCGCGGCGGTCCTCATCGGCGGGTACAGCGGAGTGTCGTTCCAGGCCGGTGCCGGCCTCGAGTTCGGCGCGATCACCGCGGCGGTCCTCGGCGGTGTCGCTCTGGGCGGGGGCCGTGGTTCGGTCGTCGGCGCGATGCTGGGCGCGCTGACCCTGGAGACGCTCTTCACGCTCATGAACTTCTACGGCGTCTCCGGCGCCCTCGAACCGACCGTCCAAGGCGCGATCATCCTGCTCGCCGTGGCGGCCGCGTCCTTCCGTTTCCCGACCAGATAA
- a CDS encoding ABC transporter permease, giving the protein MSGALSPPARWTPPGVFVALVLTLAIGWIVVTVDGGRLFSVPTTVSLLHVAAGLGLVAVGQTLVVIGGSLDLSVAYVVSLSTLVAAETMAGDDGALLPAIGLTLAVSATIGLVNGLLVTTARINPFIATVGVGLLLKGYLDNGYDGPAGKTAPALVRGLGYQRVGPVPVSFLLLLAVAAATWFVLARTRFGHHLIAVGGDPEVARLSGVRGGRVLVTAHVLCALCAGLAGVYLASRLGAGAPRVGTEGLYDLESIAAVVLGGTALAGGRGGVVGTVGGVLLLASIDAVFNQLEVDVFFKQVIRGVIIIAAVAVYARRAMRKAA; this is encoded by the coding sequence ATGAGCGGCGCGCTGTCCCCGCCGGCCCGGTGGACCCCGCCCGGTGTGTTCGTCGCCCTGGTCCTCACCCTGGCGATCGGCTGGATCGTCGTCACGGTCGACGGCGGCCGGCTGTTCAGCGTGCCGACGACGGTGAGCCTGCTGCACGTCGCCGCCGGTCTGGGCCTGGTCGCGGTCGGCCAGACGCTGGTCGTCATCGGGGGCTCGCTGGACCTGTCCGTGGCGTACGTGGTCAGCCTGAGCACCCTCGTCGCCGCCGAGACCATGGCCGGCGACGACGGTGCGCTGCTGCCGGCGATCGGCCTGACGCTCGCCGTCAGCGCCACGATCGGCCTCGTCAACGGCCTGCTCGTCACCACAGCGCGGATCAACCCCTTCATCGCGACCGTCGGCGTCGGACTGCTGCTGAAGGGATACCTCGACAACGGATACGACGGCCCGGCCGGCAAGACCGCACCCGCCCTGGTGCGGGGCCTGGGGTACCAGCGCGTCGGCCCGGTGCCGGTGTCGTTCCTGCTGCTGCTCGCCGTCGCCGCCGCGACCTGGTTCGTGCTGGCGCGCACCCGCTTCGGCCACCACCTGATCGCCGTGGGCGGTGACCCGGAGGTCGCCCGGCTCTCCGGCGTGCGGGGCGGCCGGGTCCTCGTCACCGCCCATGTGCTGTGCGCCCTCTGCGCCGGCCTCGCCGGGGTCTACCTCGCCAGTCGGCTCGGCGCCGGCGCACCGAGGGTGGGCACCGAGGGACTGTACGACCTGGAGTCCATCGCCGCGGTCGTGCTCGGCGGCACCGCCCTGGCCGGCGGGCGCGGCGGCGTGGTCGGCACGGTCGGCGGCGTGCTGCTGCTGGCGAGTATCGACGCCGTCTTCAACCAGCTCGAGGTCGACGTGTTCTTCAAGCAGGTGATCCGTGGCGTGATCATCATCGCGGCCGTCGCCGTCTACGCCCGCCGGGCGATGCGAAAGGCGGCATAG